ACACCTGCTACACCCAATAAGTTATGCCCACATCCATGACCAGACTCTCCTTCTACCAATGGATTTCTTTCTGTGCTCACAGATTGTGATAACTCTGGCAAAGCATCATATTCACCAAGTATTCCAATTACTGGCTTTCCTTCTCCAAAACTTGCTATAAATCCAGTCGGTAAATTGTCTACTTCTTCAATTTTAAACCCTTTTGACTTTAGATATTCCTTTTGAATACTGCTTGCATACTTTTCTTCAAAAGCTAATTCTGGCTTTTCCCATATTTTTTTAGATAAGTCTATTAATTCTTCTCTTATCTCCTCAATATTATTTATAATATATTCTTTCATAATCTCCTCCACAAATATGTATTTTTGATATGCCTTTACAAATTATATTATATACTAACATTTTATTTATTCACAATTTTTTGTTAATTAATTTGCTTTAGTTAATTAATTTGATTTGTATATTCTTCTATACAATGTATTTTCTCTTTATTTTGTATCTTCATAAACTCAATATATTCTCTTTTCCATAGTGTAGTTTCACTATTCTCATTTAATAAGAGTTCTAATAAATTAATTTCTTTCATTCTCATATCTTCATAAAATACTACACTACCCAACATTGCCAATTCAAACTCGCTTAATGAAGCAAATAGCATTAGATAATCATCTCCAAATAGGCATTCAGATTCAAGAATATCAATAAAGTCTTTTTTTGCATTGATGTTTTCCTTTATTATTTTTATTTTTTCAATTATAGAAGTACTTTCTAATATAGCATTAAAAATCTCTCTAAATGACTCATCATCTAATTTATTTTCATCATCAACAATATACTTTTCTAAAGGTTCACTTTCATTCTTACTTATAGTTATCATACTTTTAAAAGTGTCACTTTTTATTGAACTTAGCACAGACTCAATAAATATCTTCTCATATGCTTTGATATAATTTACCATGTCTAAATCTTCTATATTTAATCTTTTTATCAACACATCAATTGTTTCTTCAAGCAATAAAACTATTTTTTCATTTATTATACTTTCTTTATTGAATTCTTCAGAATCATTAAAATCAAAACTATTATTTTCTTCAAACAATTCAATTACATTATTTTCTTTATAGACCTTATTTTCATCTTCAAAAGTATGATTGTATATGTTTTTAAATTGTTTTTCTAAAAATTCATATTCATATTCTGAAATCTTCAAATTAGTTGATTCATTTCCTAAAATTGTAGAGAAAATAGAGTTATTTATAATAAGTTCAAATAAATTTATAAGTATAACATCACAGTCTATTTTATAAGTTATTCCATAATCATAAAACAATTTTTTTCTATCTTTCTTTTTAAATAAATTACAAAATCTATTTTCTATATCCATACTCTCAATATAATTTTTCACATAATAAATTCCTTGAATATCCATATCATCTAACGCCAATGGATAATCTATACTTACTGGAATATCATAGGCTTCAAATTTTATATTATAGTTTTTAAAGAAACCAGACAATTCCATTAAAGTATCATTATATGCTATTGAGTTAGTATCTAACTTTCTACTTTTCATTAGTTCATAAAAATTTTCTAACTCAATCAAATCACACTCCAAAATTTTAATCCCTTCTAAATATATATTCTTAATATTTTTAGCTGTCAATTCTACAACTCTTTTTTCTATATTTTCAAGTTTATTTACATATGCATCAATAGCATACCATATTGAAAGCAATAACTTTTCAGCAACTTCAGTTTTTACTGATGTGCTTTGACCATTTGTATATTTTTTAATCAAATCTATAAGTATTAAAGATATTTCCTGTTGTATGTTATATACTTCTCTCTCATTTATTACTTTACAATCCATACATTCTTTAAGTAGAGATATTGCATATTGGTTTTTTATTAGATTATTTTCATTTATATTGATGTTAGTTAGATTATTATTTGACATAGCAAGCTTCCCCTCTCATTAGATTAAACTTCTCCAAATTTAAACTTTTTTGCAAATTCCTCTGCTTCTCCCCTTACATTATCCATATTTCCTGTAAATTTTTCATAAAGCTCATCTAGTATTTCTATAATTTCATCATCACAAATTTTATCATCGGTTTCATTTTTTAAGTAATAAAAGATTTCTTGCATGTCATTAATAGTCTCTAAATAATCATCCATATTTGTAAATTGTGATGTATATATGTTTTCTATCAATTGCTTTGTAACTTTTATATCCAGTTCTATTCTTCCATATCCCTTTAAAGTATCATTTCTTGAAGTTATTATATCTTTTACATCCGCTTTGGAAAGTACTAGACCATAATACTTAGATTCGTTATTAGTTTCAAGCAATTCATTTCTTTCTATTTCCTTTAAATTTTGATGCATAGAACTCAAAATAATAGGTGATATCATTTTCAAATTCTCCTTTTTCATTTTTCTTATTGACTTTTATGTTATTTTATGCTATAATTAAATTAGTATATATATTTCAACAAAAGAACTACTTATAATAGTATTATTATAAGTAGTTTTTGTCAACTCAAAATTACTATTTTAATTAAATTTTTCAATAAAAAAATATATCATTACTCAGATATATTTTTTATAACCATTCATTTATTTAATAGTTATTTATAATTAAAATCTAAATAATGATATATTAAGTTACTTATCTTTTTTAGCTCTACTTCTGCTTTTCTTTACATTTGAGCAATTTCTACAGGAAGGTGAACAGTATTGAGATTTAGAATTTGTAGGTATATAAATTTTTCCACAATACTTACATTTATTTAAAGATGCAGGTTCACTTGTAATTGCAAATGCATAGATAGTTTCAATGGCTGTTTTTAACGAATTAAATTCCCATGCAATAGTTGGTTTATCTAATTGGCTTATAGAAAACCCAATCTTTTGAGGATTAAATCCTCCAGACATAATAGTGACATTTTCAGTTAATAAGTTAGACATATTTTTATAGACACAAATTTGATTAAAATGTCTACACATATCCTTAGAAAAATTTACAATCCAATCCAATTGTTCAGTATAAAACTTTGAAAATACTAAATCTAAAATCAAAGGTCTTTTCCCAAAGAATTTTGGTGATTCTTCTCGTTTTGATACATCTATACCTCGTTTATATTTTTTAAAGTACACATCTTCATCACTTGCAAATGGAATAAACATATTTATATACTCATCAGTATTTAATATATTCTCTTTTGTAATATAATTCTTTTCAATCATCAGTACTCTTTCTTCACCAACAATATCTCTATTATATACACTTGAATAAATTAATCCTAACAGTCCATATTTCTTTACAAATTCGAGTACTTCTTTTTTTAATCTCATTTCTTTAGTTTCTTTTGATATATCTTGTAATGCTTCTTGCCCTATGCGAATTATATCTACTATAATTTCATCTGCAACATCAAATGGATTGTACATATTAAATACAGCATCTTCAGTTGGTACTATATACAATTCATCTTCTTCAGTAATTTTATATTCATAATCACTATATCGAATCCAATCACTAGCAAAATTTCCAATTAACTCTATATTTTTATTCATAATAATATTCTCCTTTTCAACGTAATAGTTAATTTAATTTTTCTATTACATTTTCAGTTTATTCTATAATTTTCATCATGTCAACTATCTTTTTATTTTTGTATAGTATCAAATAGTATAATAAGTTTAACCTTTCTAGATATTAATACTAAAATACTAGCTAAGAGCAAGCTTCTAATTAATTTTATCAAAATCTATTTACTTTTTAAATCAATCTCTTTATAATAATAATTAATGTGTAATATATAAATTCATTTATATATTACACATTAATTATTATTATAAAGAGAGGTACCCATAAAATGGATAGAAAACGTGAATTAAAACAATTATACAAAGAAATGAAATTTGACATTGGTGTATTTATTATAAAAAATGATACTACTAAAAAGATTTACTTTGGAAAGAGTAATGACATAAAAAGCAAATTTAACTCCCTCAAATTTCAACTTGGTGCTGGGTCATGCATGGCAAGAGATTTAAATAATGATTGGAAAAAATATGGAGAAAAAGCATTTACATTTGAAATTTTAGAACTTATAAAACATGATGATAATAAAACTGAAAAAGACTACTTAGAAGAATTAGACATTTTAGAAATGGTTTGGTTAGAAAAGTTGAAAGAAGACAAATCTTATGAGATTTATTCTTTATAAAAAATAGGCATCATAGCTTCTTTTTTGATGTAAGCATGATAGAGTTGAATTATCATACAATTTTGTGCATGGCTAAATTTAATTTTAATATATAATTTTGATGCATAATAAAAA
This sequence is a window from Clostridioides difficile. Protein-coding genes within it:
- a CDS encoding DUF6179 domain-containing protein: MSNNNLTNININENNLIKNQYAISLLKECMDCKVINEREVYNIQQEISLILIDLIKKYTNGQSTSVKTEVAEKLLLSIWYAIDAYVNKLENIEKRVVELTAKNIKNIYLEGIKILECDLIELENFYELMKSRKLDTNSIAYNDTLMELSGFFKNYNIKFEAYDIPVSIDYPLALDDMDIQGIYYVKNYIESMDIENRFCNLFKKKDRKKLFYDYGITYKIDCDVILINLFELIINNSIFSTILGNESTNLKISEYEYEFLEKQFKNIYNHTFEDENKVYKENNVIELFEENNSFDFNDSEEFNKESIINEKIVLLLEETIDVLIKRLNIEDLDMVNYIKAYEKIFIESVLSSIKSDTFKSMITISKNESEPLEKYIVDDENKLDDESFREIFNAILESTSIIEKIKIIKENINAKKDFIDILESECLFGDDYLMLFASLSEFELAMLGSVVFYEDMRMKEINLLELLLNENSETTLWKREYIEFMKIQNKEKIHCIEEYTNQIN
- a CDS encoding DUF6323 family protein, which gives rise to MISPIILSSMHQNLKEIERNELLETNNESKYYGLVLSKADVKDIITSRNDTLKGYGRIELDIKVTKQLIENIYTSQFTNMDDYLETINDMQEIFYYLKNETDDKICDDEIIEILDELYEKFTGNMDNVRGEAEEFAKKFKFGEV
- a CDS encoding recombination protein NinG; this translates as MNKNIELIGNFASDWIRYSDYEYKITEEDELYIVPTEDAVFNMYNPFDVADEIIVDIIRIGQEALQDISKETKEMRLKKEVLEFVKKYGLLGLIYSSVYNRDIVGEERVLMIEKNYITKENILNTDEYINMFIPFASDEDVYFKKYKRGIDVSKREESPKFFGKRPLILDLVFSKFYTEQLDWIVNFSKDMCRHFNQICVYKNMSNLLTENVTIMSGGFNPQKIGFSISQLDKPTIAWEFNSLKTAIETIYAFAITSEPASLNKCKYCGKIYIPTNSKSQYCSPSCRNCSNVKKSRSRAKKDK
- a CDS encoding GIY-YIG nuclease family protein → MDRKRELKQLYKEMKFDIGVFIIKNDTTKKIYFGKSNDIKSKFNSLKFQLGAGSCMARDLNNDWKKYGEKAFTFEILELIKHDDNKTEKDYLEELDILEMVWLEKLKEDKSYEIYSL